The following coding sequences lie in one Polynucleobacter sp. HIN7 genomic window:
- the rplB gene encoding 50S ribosomal protein L2: protein MPLMKTKPTSPGRRSMVKVVNPDLHKGKPFAGLVEPQFQKAGRNNNGHITTRHKGGGHKHHYRVVDFKRNDKDGIAAKVERLEYDPNRSANIALLVFADGERRYIIASKGMTVGQQVMNGAEAPIKAGNNLPIRNIPIGSTIHCVEMLPGKGAQIARSAGSSAVLLAREGVYGQVRLRSGEVRRILIDCRATIGEVGNEEHSLRQIGKAGATRWRGIRPTVRGVAMNPIDHPHGGGEGRTGEGRVPVSPWGTPTKGYRTRRNKRTTTMIVQRRQKR from the coding sequence ATGCCGCTCATGAAAACTAAACCGACCTCACCAGGTCGTCGTTCAATGGTCAAGGTGGTTAATCCTGATCTGCATAAAGGCAAGCCTTTTGCAGGATTGGTTGAGCCACAGTTCCAAAAAGCTGGTCGTAACAATAATGGTCACATTACGACACGTCACAAGGGAGGTGGTCATAAGCATCACTACCGCGTGGTTGACTTCAAGCGCAACGATAAAGATGGCATTGCCGCTAAGGTTGAACGCCTAGAATACGATCCAAATCGTAGTGCAAATATTGCCCTTCTCGTTTTTGCTGATGGTGAACGTCGCTACATCATTGCCTCTAAGGGAATGACAGTTGGACAGCAAGTGATGAATGGTGCCGAGGCTCCCATCAAAGCAGGAAATAATTTACCGATTCGCAATATTCCAATTGGTAGCACGATCCATTGTGTTGAGATGTTGCCTGGAAAGGGTGCGCAAATCGCTCGCTCTGCTGGTAGCTCAGCAGTATTGTTGGCCCGCGAAGGTGTGTATGGCCAGGTTCGTTTGCGCTCAGGTGAGGTACGTCGTATTTTGATCGATTGCCGTGCCACTATTGGCGAAGTTGGCAATGAAGAGCATAGCTTGCGTCAGATTGGTAAAGCAGGTGCAACCCGTTGGCGCGGTATTCGTCCAACAGTTCGCGGTGTGGCCATGAACCCAATCGACCACCCACATGGTGGTGGCGAAGGACGAACTGGCGAGGGCCGTGTGCCTGTCTCTCCATGGGGAACCCCAACGAAGGGCTATCGTACCCGTCGCAATAAACGTACAACGACCATGATTGTTCAGCGTCGTCAAAAGCGTTAA
- the rpsS gene encoding 30S ribosomal protein S19: MTRSAKKGPFCDASLVKKVETAQANKDKKPIKTWSRRSTILPDFIGLTIAVHNGKQHVPVYVSENMVGHKLGEFALTRTFKGHSADKKVVKK; this comes from the coding sequence ATGACTCGTTCTGCGAAAAAAGGCCCTTTCTGCGATGCCAGCCTTGTGAAAAAGGTTGAGACTGCTCAGGCCAATAAAGATAAGAAGCCAATTAAGACATGGTCACGTCGTTCGACCATTCTTCCTGACTTCATTGGATTAACAATTGCTGTTCACAACGGTAAGCAGCACGTTCCAGTCTATGTTTCTGAAAACATGGTTGGACACAAGCTTGGTGAGTTTGCTTTGACGCGTACGTTCAAGGGACACTCTGCCGACAAGAAAGTAGTGAAGAAGTAA
- the rplV gene encoding 50S ribosomal protein L22 has translation MMEVKAIHRGARISAQKTRLVADQIRGLPISRAMNILNFSPKKAAFIMKKVVESAIANAEHNKGADIDELKVSAVIVDKATSLKRFTARAKGRGNRIEKQSCHISVTLSN, from the coding sequence ATGATGGAAGTTAAAGCTATTCACCGCGGCGCACGAATTTCTGCACAAAAAACACGTTTAGTGGCAGATCAAATTCGTGGCTTGCCGATTTCTCGTGCTATGAACATTTTGAATTTCAGCCCCAAAAAAGCTGCTTTCATCATGAAGAAGGTGGTTGAATCCGCCATCGCCAATGCCGAACACAATAAAGGTGCCGACATTGATGAGCTCAAAGTGTCCGCTGTGATTGTTGATAAAGCAACATCATTAAAGCGTTTTACTGCTCGGGCCAAGGGCCGCGGTAATCGTATCGAGAAACAAAGTTGTCACATTAGCGTGACCCTGAGTAATTAA
- the rpsC gene encoding 30S ribosomal protein S3 → MGQKINPNGFRLSVSRNWTSRWYANSNDFANMLKEDVEVRNYLKKKLKNASVSKVLIERPAKNARITIFSSRPGVVIGKKGEDIEVLRKELQKRMGVPVHVNIEEIRKPEVDAQLIADSITQQLEKRIMFRRAMKRAMQSAMRLGAQGIKIMSSGRLNGAEIARREWYREGRVPLHTLKADIDYATSEAETTYGIIGVKVWVYKGDTLGRGADAQLTQNAAPEAPVAEEKKPRRAPAKTVRRAAGADASAKPGEEKPAVKPTVKRVRKAAASTETKKAGE, encoded by the coding sequence ATGGGCCAAAAAATTAATCCAAATGGATTTCGTCTATCGGTAAGCCGTAACTGGACATCCCGTTGGTATGCCAATAGCAATGATTTTGCCAACATGCTCAAAGAGGATGTTGAGGTTCGCAATTATTTGAAGAAGAAGCTGAAGAATGCTTCTGTTAGCAAGGTTTTAATTGAGCGCCCTGCTAAGAACGCACGAATTACCATTTTTAGTTCGCGTCCTGGCGTTGTAATTGGTAAGAAGGGTGAGGACATTGAAGTTCTCCGTAAAGAATTACAAAAGCGGATGGGCGTACCTGTTCATGTCAATATTGAAGAGATTCGCAAGCCCGAAGTGGATGCCCAGTTGATTGCAGACTCAATCACTCAACAGCTTGAAAAGCGCATTATGTTCCGTCGTGCCATGAAGCGTGCGATGCAAAGCGCAATGCGTCTTGGTGCCCAGGGTATCAAGATTATGTCCTCTGGCCGTTTGAATGGCGCTGAGATTGCGCGTCGCGAATGGTATCGCGAGGGCCGCGTTCCACTCCATACTTTGAAGGCGGATATTGATTACGCTACATCTGAGGCGGAAACAACTTACGGAATCATTGGCGTTAAAGTTTGGGTTTATAAGGGCGACACCTTAGGTCGTGGCGCAGACGCCCAATTGACCCAAAATGCGGCACCAGAAGCCCCAGTTGCTGAAGAGAAAAAACCACGTCGTGCACCAGCAAAGACTGTGCGGCGTGCAGCCGGCGCTGATGCCTCAGCGAAGCCCGGTGAAGAGAAGCCAGCGGTGAAGCCCACTGTAAAGCGGGTTCGTAAAGCCGCAGCTAGCACAGAAACGAAGAAGGCAGGAGAGTAA
- the rplP gene encoding 50S ribosomal protein L16 — translation MLQPKRRKYRKEQKGRNTGVATRGSSVAFGDFGLKAVGRGRLTARQIESARRAMTRHIKRGGRIWIRIFPDKPISQKPAEVRMGNGKGNPEYYVAEIQPGKVLYEMDGVDETLAREAFRLAASKLPIQTTFVIRQIGA, via the coding sequence ATGCTGCAACCAAAGCGTCGCAAATATCGTAAAGAACAAAAGGGTCGCAACACCGGTGTTGCAACACGTGGCAGTTCGGTTGCCTTTGGAGACTTTGGATTGAAGGCGGTTGGCCGCGGTCGTTTAACGGCCCGTCAAATTGAATCTGCACGTCGCGCCATGACGCGTCACATTAAGCGTGGCGGACGAATTTGGATTCGTATTTTCCCAGACAAGCCAATTTCTCAAAAGCCTGCTGAAGTTCGTATGGGTAACGGAAAAGGTAACCCAGAATATTATGTAGCCGAGATTCAGCCAGGCAAGGTTTTGTATGAGATGGACGGTGTTGATGAAACTCTTGCAAGAGAGGCATTCCGTCTAGCCGCATCCAAGTTGCCTATTCAAACAACGTTTGTGATTCGTCAAATCGGCGCTTAA
- the rpmC gene encoding 50S ribosomal protein L29 has product MKSKELQSKDLGALNQELSELLKTHFKLRMQKATQQLQNTSQLGQVKRDIARVKTFITQKTIQK; this is encoded by the coding sequence ATGAAAAGCAAAGAACTGCAAAGCAAAGATTTAGGTGCTCTTAACCAAGAGCTCTCTGAGTTACTAAAAACCCATTTCAAGCTGCGTATGCAAAAAGCAACTCAGCAACTCCAAAATACCAGTCAATTGGGACAGGTCAAGCGTGATATTGCTCGCGTTAAAACCTTTATCACCCAAAAGACTATTCAGAAATAA
- the rpsQ gene encoding 30S ribosomal protein S17, whose protein sequence is MTEISKPLRRTLVGRVVSDKMQKTVTVQVERQVKHPVIGKYVGKSKKYHAHDETNQYKMGDTVEITEGKPMAKTKAWVVTRLVEASKGI, encoded by the coding sequence ATGACAGAAATCTCTAAACCCTTGCGCCGCACCTTGGTTGGTCGTGTTGTTAGCGACAAAATGCAAAAAACTGTGACTGTTCAAGTTGAGCGCCAAGTGAAGCACCCTGTAATTGGTAAATACGTTGGTAAATCAAAAAAGTATCACGCACATGATGAGACCAATCAATACAAGATGGGTGACACCGTGGAAATTACGGAAGGCAAGCCAATGGCCAAAACAAAGGCCTGGGTAGTGACCCGCTTGGTTGAGGCCTCCAAGGGAATTTAA
- the rplN gene encoding 50S ribosomal protein L14, producing the protein MIQTESRLQVADNTGASEVLCIKVLGGSKRRYANIGDVIKVSVKAAAPRGRVKKGDIYNAVVVRTAKGVRRPDGSLIKFDENAAVLLNAKLEPIGTRIFGPVTRELRTERFMKIVSLAPEVI; encoded by the coding sequence ATGATTCAGACTGAAAGCAGGTTGCAAGTCGCCGATAACACTGGCGCGAGCGAAGTTTTGTGCATCAAGGTATTGGGCGGCTCAAAGCGCCGTTATGCCAATATTGGTGACGTGATTAAGGTTAGCGTAAAAGCTGCCGCTCCTCGTGGTCGTGTAAAAAAGGGTGATATTTACAACGCCGTGGTTGTTCGTACCGCAAAAGGCGTTCGTCGTCCCGACGGCTCCTTAATTAAATTTGATGAAAACGCTGCTGTTTTGCTAAATGCAAAGCTTGAGCCAATTGGCACCCGTATTTTTGGACCAGTTACACGTGAGCTCCGTACAGAGCGTTTCATGAAGATCGTTTCGCTTGCCCCAGAAGTTATTTAA
- the rplX gene encoding 50S ribosomal protein L24, with amino-acid sequence MKKIRKGDSVIVLTGRDKGKKGTVTGILENKFVVEGVNIYKKNVKPNPNDGTTGGTVDKTMPIAASNIALVDANGKPSRVGIKLVDGKKVRYLKTTGATLSA; translated from the coding sequence ATGAAAAAGATTCGTAAAGGCGACTCCGTGATTGTTCTTACTGGGCGTGATAAAGGTAAAAAAGGAACGGTCACCGGAATTCTTGAAAACAAATTTGTGGTTGAGGGCGTCAATATTTACAAAAAGAATGTAAAGCCCAATCCTAATGATGGAACTACTGGTGGAACTGTTGATAAGACGATGCCAATCGCTGCTTCTAATATTGCATTGGTTGATGCGAACGGCAAACCATCGCGTGTTGGCATTAAGTTGGTTGATGGCAAAAAAGTGCGTTACTTAAAAACCACTGGCGCGACGCTTAGCGCTTAA
- the rplE gene encoding 50S ribosomal protein L5 — protein MSTRLQEHYKNTVIANLMQQFGYKSVMEVPRITKITLNMGLGEAVSDKKVIEHAVGDLTKVAGQKPVVTKARKAIAGFKIRQGYPIGAMVTLRGTRMYEFLDRFITVSLPRVRDFRGISGKAFDGRGNYNIGVKEQIIFPEIEYDKIDALRGLNISITTTAKTDEEAKALLAAFKFPFRN, from the coding sequence ATGAGCACCCGTTTACAAGAACATTACAAAAATACAGTCATTGCAAACTTGATGCAGCAGTTTGGCTATAAGTCTGTGATGGAAGTTCCACGCATTACCAAAATTACCCTTAATATGGGTTTAGGTGAAGCTGTCAGTGATAAAAAAGTGATTGAGCATGCTGTTGGTGATTTAACCAAAGTTGCTGGTCAAAAGCCCGTTGTTACCAAGGCACGCAAAGCGATTGCTGGATTTAAGATTCGTCAAGGCTATCCTATCGGTGCGATGGTAACGCTGCGCGGCACTCGCATGTATGAGTTCTTAGATCGTTTTATTACGGTTTCTTTGCCACGCGTGCGCGATTTCCGTGGAATCTCCGGTAAAGCGTTTGATGGCCGTGGCAACTACAACATTGGCGTTAAAGAACAAATTATTTTCCCTGAAATTGAGTACGACAAGATTGATGCATTACGTGGTCTCAATATCAGTATTACGACCACCGCTAAAACCGATGAGGAAGCCAAAGCATTGTTAGCGGCGTTTAAATTTCCATTTCGCAATTAA
- the rpsN gene encoding 30S ribosomal protein S14 translates to MAKLSLIEREKKRAKLVAKFTHKRAELKSIINDTSRSDEERYEARLKLQSLPRNASPIRQRNRCSLTGRPRGTFRKFGLARGKIREIAFRGEIPGLTKASW, encoded by the coding sequence GTGGCAAAACTATCTTTAATTGAGCGTGAGAAAAAACGCGCTAAGTTGGTTGCAAAATTCACGCATAAGCGCGCTGAGCTCAAGTCGATCATTAACGACACAAGCCGCAGTGACGAGGAGCGTTATGAGGCCCGTTTGAAGCTGCAGTCATTGCCGCGCAATGCGAGCCCTATTCGCCAACGTAATCGTTGTTCATTAACCGGTCGTCCACGTGGCACCTTCCGCAAATTTGGTTTGGCACGCGGCAAGATCCGTGAGATTGCTTTCCGTGGCGAGATCCCCGGTTTAACCAAGGCCAGCTGGTAA
- the rpsH gene encoding 30S ribosomal protein S8: protein MSISDPIADMLTRIRNAQAVQKTLVTMPSSKLKVAIAKVLKDEGYIDSFEITGEAAKPVLKIDLKYYAGRPVIERIERVSTPSLRIYKGRHDIPEVMNGLGVAIISTPQGLMTDRKARASGVGGEVICYVA from the coding sequence ATGAGTATTAGTGATCCAATCGCCGATATGTTGACCAGAATTCGCAACGCGCAAGCGGTGCAGAAAACTTTGGTTACCATGCCGTCGTCAAAATTAAAAGTAGCGATTGCCAAGGTCTTGAAAGACGAAGGCTATATCGATAGTTTTGAAATCACCGGTGAAGCAGCTAAGCCAGTATTGAAGATTGATCTGAAATACTACGCTGGCCGTCCTGTGATTGAACGAATTGAGCGAGTTTCAACCCCTAGCTTGCGTATCTACAAAGGACGCCATGACATTCCTGAGGTCATGAATGGCTTGGGCGTTGCCATTATTTCAACACCGCAAGGTTTGATGACCGATCGCAAAGCGCGCGCATCTGGCGTTGGCGGTGAAGTCATTTGCTACGTGGCTTAA
- the rplF gene encoding 50S ribosomal protein L6, which produces MSRVGKSPITVPKGAEISIANALLTVKGPLGTLTHTLHPSVGLEHKDGVITVAIKDNSPEANALSGTTRALVNNMVVGVTQGFERKLSLVGVGYRAQAQGNSLKLQLGFSHEINYPLPTGVKAETPSQTEIIIKGANKQQVGQVAAEVRAYRSPEPYKGKGVRYVDEVVHLKETKKK; this is translated from the coding sequence ATGTCTCGAGTTGGTAAATCTCCCATTACGGTGCCAAAAGGTGCTGAGATCAGTATTGCAAACGCGTTATTAACCGTGAAAGGCCCATTGGGGACTCTCACACATACCTTACATCCTAGTGTTGGCCTTGAGCATAAAGATGGTGTTATCACGGTTGCCATTAAAGATAATTCCCCAGAAGCTAATGCATTGTCTGGAACGACTCGTGCATTAGTTAACAACATGGTCGTTGGTGTGACCCAGGGATTTGAGCGCAAGCTGAGCCTTGTTGGAGTGGGCTATCGTGCACAGGCACAAGGCAATTCCTTGAAATTGCAATTGGGCTTTTCGCATGAAATCAACTATCCGCTACCCACTGGCGTGAAAGCGGAAACCCCTTCGCAAACCGAAATCATTATTAAGGGTGCCAATAAGCAACAAGTTGGTCAAGTTGCTGCGGAAGTTCGTGCCTATCGTTCCCCAGAACCATACAAGGGTAAAGGCGTGCGCTATGTTGACGAAGTGGTTCACCTCAAAGAAACCAAGAAGAAGTAA
- the rplR gene encoding 50S ribosomal protein L18 — MNKNETRQRRARQTRIKIAELLAHRLTVIRSNCHISAQVYSPCGSKVVAAASTMEKDLRTSVKNGGNSQAAQAIGKLIAERAKKAGVEAVAFDRAGHRYHGRIKALAEAAREAGLKF, encoded by the coding sequence ATGAATAAAAACGAAACAAGACAACGACGTGCGCGTCAAACCCGTATCAAGATTGCTGAGTTATTGGCTCATCGCTTGACAGTGATTCGAAGCAATTGCCACATCTCCGCTCAGGTCTATAGCCCATGCGGTAGCAAGGTGGTTGCCGCGGCCTCGACCATGGAAAAGGATTTGCGTACTTCGGTAAAAAATGGCGGCAATAGCCAAGCAGCACAAGCGATTGGCAAATTAATCGCCGAACGTGCAAAAAAGGCTGGCGTTGAGGCCGTCGCGTTTGATCGTGCTGGACATCGTTATCACGGCCGTATTAAGGCCCTTGCTGAAGCTGCGCGTGAAGCCGGCTTGAAGTTCTAA
- the rpsE gene encoding 30S ribosomal protein S5 encodes MAKMQTKIQSEERDDGLREKMIAVNRVTKVVKGGRILGFAALTVVGDGDGRIGMGKGKSKEVPVAVQKAMDEARRKMIKVPLRKGTLQHSVIGQHGASRVLISPAKEGTGVIAGGPMRAIFDVMGVTNVVAKSIGSTNPYNMVRATLDGLSKMSTPAEIAAKRGKSVEEILG; translated from the coding sequence ATGGCAAAAATGCAAACCAAAATTCAGTCAGAAGAGCGCGATGACGGTCTACGCGAGAAGATGATTGCTGTTAATCGCGTGACCAAAGTAGTGAAGGGCGGCCGTATCCTTGGCTTTGCTGCCTTGACGGTCGTTGGTGATGGTGATGGACGAATTGGAATGGGTAAAGGTAAGTCGAAAGAAGTTCCAGTTGCCGTTCAAAAAGCAATGGACGAAGCACGTCGCAAAATGATTAAGGTCCCTCTTCGTAAGGGCACATTGCAGCATTCTGTGATTGGTCAGCATGGCGCGTCGCGCGTTCTGATTTCTCCTGCAAAAGAAGGTACCGGCGTGATCGCAGGTGGTCCAATGCGCGCGATCTTTGATGTGATGGGCGTAACCAACGTAGTTGCTAAATCGATTGGTTCAACCAATCCTTACAACATGGTACGTGCCACTTTGGACGGTTTGAGCAAGATGAGTACGCCAGCAGAAATTGCTGCAAAGCGCGGAAAGTCGGTTGAAGAAATTTTGGGTTAA
- the rpmD gene encoding 50S ribosomal protein L30, whose translation MANTQSNSKVKLQLVRSLIGTRESHRATVRGLGLGRLNSVSELQDTPAVRGMINKVSYLVKVIG comes from the coding sequence ATGGCAAATACACAATCAAATTCAAAGGTCAAACTTCAGCTCGTGCGCAGCTTGATCGGTACGCGCGAGAGTCACCGTGCGACGGTTCGTGGTTTGGGCCTTGGTCGCCTCAACTCAGTTTCAGAGTTACAAGATACCCCGGCAGTCCGGGGAATGATTAATAAGGTTTCATACCTTGTGAAAGTGATCGGGTGA
- the rplO gene encoding 50S ribosomal protein L15 has protein sequence MQLNTIKPAEGAKRHRRRVGRGIGSGLGKTAGRGHKGQKSRSGGFHKVGFEGGQMPMYRRLPKRGFISLTRRFIGQVTLADLERIGLAEVDLVALKQHGLAGEQTNAVKVIKTGEIKRAVTLKGLTASAGAKAAIEAAGGKVLAEV, from the coding sequence ATGCAATTAAATACGATTAAACCCGCTGAAGGTGCTAAGCGCCATCGTCGCCGTGTCGGCCGTGGGATTGGTTCCGGTCTTGGTAAGACCGCTGGTCGTGGTCACAAAGGCCAAAAGTCGCGTTCCGGCGGTTTTCATAAAGTTGGTTTTGAAGGCGGTCAAATGCCCATGTATCGTCGCCTACCCAAGCGCGGCTTTATCTCTTTAACACGTCGTTTTATTGGTCAAGTAACTCTTGCTGATTTAGAGCGCATTGGTTTAGCTGAAGTTGATCTGGTTGCCTTGAAACAGCACGGTCTTGCTGGTGAGCAAACCAATGCTGTCAAAGTCATTAAGACCGGTGAAATCAAGCGCGCAGTTACCTTAAAAGGATTGACTGCAAGTGCTGGTGCAAAAGCTGCCATTGAGGCTGCTGGTGGCAAGGTGCTCGCTGAGGTTTAA
- the secY gene encoding preprotein translocase subunit SecY gives MTPSGNKYGDLRRRLIFLVLALVVFRIGAHIPVPGIDPDQLSKLFSEQKDGILGMFNLFSGGALSRFTVFALGIMPYISASIIMQLMTIVIPSLEAMKKEGQAGQRKITQYTRYATVFLATFQAIGISVALESQPGLVVDPGLMFQFNTVVTLVTGTMFLMWLGEQITERGLGNGISIIIFAGIVSGLPSALASLLELVRTGSMSILSAIFIVVIVIAVTYFVVFVERGQRRILVNYAKRQVGNKIYGGQSSHLPLKLNMAGVIPPIFASSIILFPATIAGWFTAGEPTNMVSRIVKDLAATLAPGQPVYIILYATAIIFFCFFYTALVFNSRDTADNLKKSGAFVPGIRPGDQTARYIDKILVRLTLAGAIYMVLVCLLPEFLVLKYNVPFYFGGTSLLIIVVVAMDFMAQVQSFVMQQQYGSLMKKANFKMGPTL, from the coding sequence TTGACACCATCTGGAAACAAGTATGGCGACTTACGTCGCCGCTTGATTTTCTTGGTATTGGCGTTGGTTGTCTTCCGTATTGGCGCTCATATTCCAGTCCCTGGTATTGATCCTGATCAGTTATCAAAACTGTTTAGTGAACAAAAGGACGGTATTTTGGGAATGTTCAATTTGTTTTCAGGCGGTGCTTTGTCTCGCTTCACGGTGTTTGCTTTGGGTATCATGCCCTATATCTCGGCATCGATCATCATGCAGTTGATGACCATTGTGATTCCTTCGCTCGAGGCGATGAAGAAGGAAGGTCAAGCTGGTCAACGCAAGATTACCCAATACACCCGCTATGCAACGGTCTTTTTGGCAACTTTCCAAGCGATTGGAATTTCCGTTGCGCTTGAGTCTCAGCCAGGCCTTGTTGTTGATCCTGGCTTGATGTTTCAGTTCAATACCGTTGTAACTCTTGTTACGGGCACGATGTTTTTAATGTGGCTCGGTGAGCAAATTACTGAACGCGGCTTGGGTAATGGTATTTCCATCATTATTTTTGCCGGGATTGTTTCTGGCCTGCCAAGCGCATTGGCTAGTCTTTTAGAGTTGGTTCGCACTGGCTCCATGAGCATTCTTTCAGCAATTTTTATCGTAGTGATTGTTATTGCAGTTACTTACTTTGTTGTCTTCGTAGAGCGTGGTCAGCGCCGTATTCTGGTGAACTACGCCAAACGTCAGGTGGGTAATAAGATTTACGGCGGTCAGTCTTCTCATCTGCCTTTAAAGCTCAATATGGCTGGTGTGATTCCTCCCATTTTTGCTTCATCGATTATTTTGTTCCCGGCCACTATTGCCGGCTGGTTTACAGCAGGCGAACCAACCAATATGGTGAGTCGTATTGTGAAAGATTTGGCGGCAACTTTAGCTCCTGGGCAGCCGGTTTACATCATTTTGTACGCCACTGCCATTATTTTCTTCTGCTTTTTCTATACTGCCTTGGTTTTTAACAGCCGCGATACGGCCGACAACTTGAAAAAGAGCGGTGCATTTGTTCCAGGTATTCGTCCGGGCGATCAGACGGCGCGCTACATCGACAAAATTCTTGTTCGTTTAACTTTGGCTGGCGCAATTTATATGGTTTTAGTGTGCTTATTGCCCGAGTTTTTGGTTTTGAAATACAACGTTCCTTTCTACTTTGGCGGGACATCGTTGTTAATTATTGTTGTGGTTGCGATGGACTTTATGGCTCAGGTGCAATCATTTGTGATGCAACAGCAGTACGGCTCTCTGATGAAGAAAGCCAACTTTAAGATGGGACCCACTCTCTAA
- the infA gene encoding translation initiation factor IF-1, whose amino-acid sequence MPKDDVIQMAGEIVENLPNAMFRVKLENGHVVLGHISGKMRMHYIRILPGDKVTVEMTPYDLTRARIIFRAK is encoded by the coding sequence ATGCCTAAAGACGATGTAATTCAGATGGCAGGGGAAATTGTTGAAAACCTCCCCAATGCCATGTTTAGGGTGAAGTTAGAGAATGGGCATGTAGTTTTAGGTCATATTTCTGGGAAGATGCGGATGCATTACATCCGAATCCTGCCAGGAGACAAGGTAACTGTGGAAATGACCCCATACGATTTAACGCGCGCAAGAATTATCTTCCGTGCGAAGTAA
- the rpmJ gene encoding 50S ribosomal protein L36, protein MKVLASVKCICRNCKIIKRKRVVRVICSSDPRHKQRQG, encoded by the coding sequence ATGAAAGTATTGGCATCCGTTAAATGTATTTGCCGCAATTGCAAAATCATCAAGCGTAAGCGCGTGGTGCGTGTGATCTGCTCGTCCGATCCACGTCATAAGCAGCGTCAAGGTTAA
- the rpsM gene encoding 30S ribosomal protein S13 — MARIAGVNIPNHQHTVIGLTAIYGIGKAQALKICENTGVAIDKKVKDLTDAELEKLRDEVGKRTTEGDLRREVTMNIKRLMDLACYRGIRHRKGLPVRGQRTKTNARTRKGPRKAGVALKK; from the coding sequence ATGGCACGTATCGCTGGGGTAAATATCCCAAATCATCAACATACTGTGATTGGTTTAACCGCCATTTACGGTATTGGCAAAGCACAAGCTCTCAAGATCTGTGAGAACACGGGTGTTGCAATCGATAAGAAAGTGAAAGATCTTACCGATGCTGAGCTCGAGAAGCTGCGTGATGAAGTGGGTAAGCGCACCACAGAGGGTGATTTGCGTCGTGAAGTCACCATGAACATTAAACGTTTAATGGACTTGGCTTGCTATCGCGGTATTCGTCATCGAAAGGGTTTACCAGTGCGCGGCCAGAGAACGAAGACCAATGCCCGTACCCGTAAAGGCCCCCGTAAGGCTGGCGTTGCACTCAAGAAATAA
- the rpsK gene encoding 30S ribosomal protein S11, producing MAKAQQTAANASAQRARKKVKKNVADGIAHVHASFNNTIVTITDRQGNALSWATSGGQGFKGSRKSTPFAAQVAAEVAGKAAIECGIKNLEVQIKGPGPGRESAVRALNSLGIKIVEIQDVTPVPHNGCRPPKRRRI from the coding sequence ATGGCAAAAGCACAACAAACCGCCGCAAATGCAAGTGCACAACGCGCTCGTAAGAAGGTTAAAAAGAACGTCGCCGATGGTATCGCACACGTGCATGCATCGTTTAATAACACCATTGTGACCATTACCGACCGTCAAGGAAACGCCTTGTCGTGGGCAACATCAGGCGGTCAAGGATTTAAGGGTTCACGTAAGTCAACGCCATTTGCAGCTCAGGTTGCTGCTGAAGTGGCTGGTAAGGCAGCAATTGAGTGTGGGATTAAGAATTTAGAAGTTCAGATTAAGGGCCCGGGTCCTGGTCGCGAGTCTGCGGTTCGTGCATTGAACTCGTTAGGGATCAAGATTGTTGAGATCCAGGACGTGACTCCGGTTCCTCACAATGGTTGCCGCCCTCCAAAGCGTCGCCGTATCTAA